A genomic segment from Aspergillus puulaauensis MK2 DNA, chromosome 1, nearly complete sequence encodes:
- a CDS encoding Zn(II)2Cys6 transcription factor (COG:K;~EggNog:ENOG410PVHN;~InterPro:IPR036864,IPR007219,IPR001138;~PFAM:PF00172,PF04082;~TransMembrane:1 (o652-671i);~go_function: GO:0000981 - DNA-binding transcription factor activity, RNA polymerase II-specific [Evidence IEA];~go_function: GO:0003677 - DNA binding [Evidence IEA];~go_function: GO:0008270 - zinc ion binding [Evidence IEA];~go_process: GO:0006351 - transcription, DNA-templated [Evidence IEA];~go_process: GO:0006355 - regulation of transcription, DNA-templated [Evidence IEA]), whose amino-acid sequence MPPRPSYTKSARKHVTTACNPCREGKVKCDGVAPVCRNCRVKGKKCSYRQADDKRKIPLRITIGVLARRINQLSRFIQDHELEVPPMPDTDYSTIRGIFEASELVELEALSGREKVGGLGTSIARASVREVLEAEGRRPGVTPDDNIAIALQTPLSGPASEETTIAQGLLPPISSVYPPDAPNRASDEPVADESQNIVSTLIELADAGHFQTATRAPVIETDPSDSNEEEEEEDEVTNQLSCRLGKLQVTHDGQLRYFGSTSNFTLLDILVDITPSTPASIQKSTQETLDNADLGLTVDESFEKHMLQLYFAWHDPCLHVVSEEIFWRSRTRKIHDGVDTPYYSRALVDAMCAVGAAYEPKHHPDFVTFPRSLSEFFADRVKILLESELENPTLATIQTLVILSAYEASCTRDTRGWLYSGMAMRLASDLGLHLDMAPYVARGTIPSENAEVRRITFWAVYMSEQFWGYYLGRPTRSPMEGVTVSKPGWNSSLPPEKWKQYASPHLSSTNMANLPNPLGLVCYQWVSLYDCMIPLTDVLYGCCEISKHRLQELTFNTVESLRLWKANLPGELDIYEITHYLQPLPHVLALHMQYHQLMIHCHRPYISRNHIQPQKPPQGPGSSHARTMCVDSATSISNILTLYERYYTFRRANFQIVSFIFSAALILIFAMDPTGQGEQDRGLVAHLSTCFRALDEMGVQFESAKRTSTFLSALQREWSSRRRNVMSRGVKRKFDPGAYESQSAESLVNQNQTIHEAGSGIWGGDSGEVPPYALDFMEPDLCNILLSEGIPRSFI is encoded by the exons ATGCCTCCCCGACCTTCATATACGAAATCTGCGCGAAAACACGTCACAACTGCGTGCAATCCATGTCGAGAGGGCAAAGTCAAATGCGACGGTGTTGCCCCCGTCTGCAGGAATTGCAGAGTAAAGGGCAAGAAATGCAGTTATCGACAAGCGGATGATAAACGCAA GATTCCGTTGCGGATCACAATCGGTGTCCTTGCTAGGCGAATAAACCAGCTTTCTCGATTTATCCAGGATCACGAATTGGAAGTTCCACCGATGCCAGACACGGACTATTCGACAATCAGGGGTATTTTTGAGGCATCCGAGCTAGTGGAGCTCGAGGCACTGTCGGGTAGAGAGAAAGTTGGTGGACTGGGAACTTCTATAGCTCGCGCTAGCGTGCGAGAAGTTCTGGAAGCTGAAGGACGCAGACCCGGGGTCACTCCTGACGATAATATTGCCATTGCCCTTCAGACCCCTTTGTCGGGACCAGCTAGCGAAGAAACGACTATTGCTCAGGGGTTACTGCCCCCGATATCTTCGGTATATCCTCCTGACGCCCCGAACCGGGCTTCCGACGAACCTGTTGCGGACGAATCTCAGAACATTGTCTCTACACTTATAGAGCTCGCTGATGCAGGTCATTTCCAAACGGCTACCAGGGCACCGGTTATTGAAACCGATCCTTCCGACAgcaacgaagaagaagaggaggaagatgaagtcaCGAACCAGCTTTCGTGCCGTTTGGGTAAACTGCAGGTAACACATGACGGACAACTGAGATATTTTGGTTCGACATCAAATTTTACACTGCTAGATATCCTGGTTGACATTACCCCTTCTACTCCTGCGTCTATTCAGAAAAGCACGCAGGAGACTCTGGACAATGCAGATCTTGGTTTAACCGTAGACGAGTCATTTGAGAAACATATGCTCCAGCTTTACTTTGCCTGGCATGATCCATGCTTGCATGTAGTCAGTGAAGAGATATTTTGGCGGTCGAGAACGCGAAAAATacatgatggtgttgatacGCCGTACTACTCGCGAGCCTTGGTTGACGCAAT GTGCGCAGTCGGTGCTGCATATGAACCAAAGCATCATCCAGACTTTGTAACGTTCCCTCGATCCCTCTCTGAGTTCTTCGCCGATAGGGTGAAGATTCTGCTCGAGTCGGAGTTGGAAAACCCAACCCTAGCAACTATTCAAACGTTAGTCATTCTAAGCGCCTATGAAGCGTCATGCACCAGGGATACTCGGGGATGGCTTTACAGTG GAATGGCCATGCGCCTCGCATCTGACCTTGGACTGCACCTTGATATGGCGCCGTATGTTGCTCGCGGCACAATTCCGTCCGAGAATGCCGAAGTGCGCCGTATAACCTTTTGGGCTGTATACATGAGCGAACA GTTCTGGGGATACTACCTAGGCCGACCTACTCGAAGTCCCATGGAGGGAGTTACAGTTTCAAAACCAGGATGGAAtagctctcttcctccggaAAAGTGGAAACAGTACGCCTCCCCGCATTTATCCAGCACCAATATGGCGAATCTTCCCAATCCACTCGGGTTGGTATGCTACCAATGGGTGTCTCTATATGACTGTATGATACCCCTTACGGATGTTTT ATATGGGTGCTGTGAGATATCCAAACACCGACTCCAAGAGCTCACCTTCAACACGGTCGAGAGCCTGCGACTGTGGAAAGCGAATCTCCCAGGGGAGCTTGACATTTATGAAATAACCCATTACTTGCAACCTCTCCCCCACGTCCTAGCTCTCCA CATGCAATACCATCAGTTAATGATCCACTGCCACCGTCCTTATATATCTAGGAATCATATTCAACCGCAAAAGCCGCCGCAGGGCCCTGGGTCCTCTCACGCCAGGACGATGTGCGTTGATTCTGCAACATCCATATCCAACATTCTCACCCTGTACGAGCGGTATTACACTTTCCGACGTGCGAACTTTCAAATTGTCTCATTTATCTTCTCTGCTGCACTGATTTTGATTTTTGCTATGGACCCAACGGGACAAGGTGAGCAGGATCGCGGATTAGTAGCCCACTTGAGTACCTGTTTTCGGGCGTTAGATGAAATGGGCGTCCAGTTTGAGAGTGCGAAGAGGACGAGTACGTTCCTCAGTGCCTTACAACGCGAGTGGTCTAGTCGGAGACGGAACGTGATGAGCAGGGGAGTGAAGAGGAAGTTTGATCCTGGTGCTTATGAATCGCAGAGTGCGGAGTCGCTGGTGAACCAGAATCAGACAATTCATGAGGCCGGATCAGGCATCTGGGGCGGAGACTCGGGCGAAGTGCCACCTTACGCGCTCGACTTTATGGAGCCAGATCTGTGCAATATCCTGCTGAGCGAAGGGATTCCTCGGTCCTTTATTTAG
- a CDS encoding uncharacterized protein (COG:S;~EggNog:ENOG410PVIV;~InterPro:IPR004104,IPR000683,IPR036291;~PFAM:PF02894,PF01408;~go_function: GO:0016491 - oxidoreductase activity [Evidence IEA]): protein MSSKLNIGVVGIGRMGQRHALNILHHVPRARLLCVCSPAPHEIEWAEQNLKPEGVQVFTDMKQMIQMPGLQAVVIASSTNLHITHTLAAMERGIHVLCEKPITTDVAELQSLIKTAKKSSARLMVGFVRRFDKNYADARAKVQSGLIGSPLVVRSQGTEKLDKSGFFIDYARISGGIFIDTVIHDIDLTLSFFGDDVRPKSCYATGLIAHHHEMKEFGDADNAVGVVEFWDGRIAYYYHSRTTQHGYDNCTEIVGSEGKIGINLLPTANKVQVSGVNGIIREAFPSWIDQYKEAFVTEMEVFSEAILQGKELPMKLEAALTGLRIAEALQESLISGKKIEFGEDGERKLTSSL from the exons ATGTCTTCCAAACTTAACATTGGCGTAGTGGGCATAGGCCGGATGGGCCAACGCCACGCCCTGAACATCCTCCATCATGTCCCAAGAGCTCGCCTTCTATGCGTCTGCTCCCCCGCGCCGCATGAGATCGAATGGGCTGAGCAGAATCTCAAGCCAGAGGGCGTCCAGGTTTTCACCGACATGAAGCAGATGATCCAAATGCCTGGCCTACAGGCCGTGGTCATCGCGTCCTCGACGAACCTGCACATCACTCATACCCTGGCGGCCATGGAGCGGGGCATCCATGTCCTCTGCGAGAAACCGATCACAACCGACGTGGCAGAA TTACAATCGCTTATTAAAACAGCAAAGAAATCCTCGGCAAGGCTAATGGTCGGGTTTGTCCGGCGCTTCGACAAGAACTACGCCGATGCGCGCGCGAAGGTCCAGTCCGGCCTTATCGGTAGTCCGTTGGTCGTGCGCTCCCAAGGCACTGAGAAGCTGGATAAGTCCGGGTTTTTTATTGACTATGCCCGCATCAGCGGGGGTATCTTCATAGACACGGTTATCCACGATATCGACTTGACATTGTCGTTTTTTGGTGACGACGTCCGGCCCAAATCATGCTACGCGACCGGGCTGATTGCGCATCACCATGAGATGAAGGAGTTTGGGGATGCCGATAATGCTGTCGGCGTTGTCGAGTTTTGGGACGGGAGGATAGCGTATTACTATCATTCGCGGACGACGCAGCATGGGTATGATAACTGTACAGAGATCGTGGGGAGTGAAGGGAAGATAGGGATTAATCTGTTACCGACAGCGAATAAGGTGCAGGTTTCCGGGGTCAATGGGATTATACGCGAGGCGTTTCCCAGCTGGATTGATCAATACAAGGAGGCGTTTGTGACGGAGATGGAAGTATTTTCAGAGGCAATTCTGCAGGGCAAGGAGCTGccgatgaagctggaggccgCTTTGACAGGGTTGAGGATTGCAGAAGCTCTCCAGGAGAGCCTGAtctcggggaagaagatcgagtttggggaggatggggagcGTAAGCTGACATCTTCTCTGTGA
- a CDS encoding beta-glucosidase (CAZy:GH3;~COG:G;~EggNog:ENOG410PG84;~InterPro:IPR017853,IPR036962,IPR002772,IPR036881, IPR026891,IPR013783,IPR001764;~PFAM:PF14310,PF00933,PF01915;~TransMembrane:1 (i128-147o);~go_function: GO:0004553 - hydrolase activity, hydrolyzing O-glycosyl compounds [Evidence IEA];~go_process: GO:0005975 - carbohydrate metabolic process [Evidence IEA]), which produces MPQAYAPVQDSIPEEDLDFSSDDDSNFRLHRVDRPASSSNSPKENDDGEPSILAPLVRKSADFETYLDSLTEDEQQLLTASKEYELDDLDIYGNGKAAARRRLSEAKKKRKQLVKPGGWRAVYYSKTWWRTLVVVIIALGLLVWGFLTYAASSGDDWGEYDMPGPDSYFPTPKGGTLQGWAASYEKAARLVEQMTLIEKVNITTGTGWQMGMCVGNTGPVERLRFPSLCLQDGPLGIRFADHISAFPAGITTGATWNRDLIRQRGEAIGLESRLKGVNVILGPSMGPLGMMPAGGRNWEGFGSDPVLQAVAAAETIRGIQSNGVMATAKHYVMNEQEHFRQPNEWGIPHAISSNIGDRALHEVFLWPFAESIRADVASVMCSYNQVNNSHACENSKLLNGVLKDELGFQGFLQSDWLAQRSGVNSALSGLDMSMPGDGLYWADGRSLWGPELTRSALNTSVPMERLDDMVTRIVAAWYQLGQDSWESPPPEGDGGPNFSSWTDEEYGLRFPGSPSDDSAALVNRFIDAQGSGDDAHSNITRKVAAEGIVLVKNNDGVLPLSRSPEANTDRPYRVGVYGDSASPADGPNVCADRGCNYGTLAMGWGSGTVEFPYLVSPIDALGTAWQSDVEMTSYLRNAVMPVDTSDKDLCLVFVSADSGEGYISAGGIHGDRPNLFLQKGGDTLIDTVGKNCGGPTVVIVHSVGPVLVDPWIDLPGVDAVLFAHLPGQESGNALLDVLFGDVDASGRLPYTVGKSLEDYGPNAQVLYEANAPVPQADFTDALYIDHRYFDRYNITPRYEFGFGLSYTSWELSNMKISSVGGKRTRLPAARPADAVQPPTYDPNPPPANESVLFPEGFRILEKYVYPYLPTLDATTPPPPPEHPKGENDDILDDNKNNKNFEKARKTKPSDAGGGLGGNPSLYEELARVDLTIQNTGRRAGQQVIQLYVSFPDSVTETEKPKRTTHHIEFPDRVLRNFTKVDLEPGLMTSVNMTVTRKDLSYWSVREQNWVMPQDEFYFWVGFSSRDLPLGKPFEV; this is translated from the exons ATGCCGCAGGCCTATGCCCCAGTGCAGGATTCTATCCCCGAGGAAGACCTTGACTTCTCTTCCGATGATGACAGCAATTTCCGACTTCATCGCGTAGATCGGCCTGCCTCGAGCTCAAACTCCCCCAAAGAAAACGACGACGGCGAACCGTCCATCCTCGCTCCTCTCGTTCGCAAATCCGCCGATTTCGAAACTTACCTAGACTCCCTCACCGAGGACGAACAACAGTTGCTTACCGCATCGAAAGAATATGAATTAGATGACTTAGACATATATGGGAACGGCAAAGCCGCTGCTCGCCGGCGGCTTTCTgaggcgaagaaaaagaggaagcaATTGGTGAAACCCGGTGGTTGGCGCGCAGTTTACTATTCCAAAACTTGGTGGCGCACGCTggtcgtcgtcatcattgcCCTGGGGCTGTTGGTTTGGGGTTTCTTGACATATGCTGCGTCTAGCGGTGATGATTGGGGCGAATAT GACATGCCGGGGCCGGACTCGTACTTCCCTACGCCCAAGGGAGGGACTCTGCAAGGCTGGGCCGCCAGCTACGAAAAGGCGGCAAGGCTAGTTGAGCAAATGACATTAATCGAGAAGGTCAATATCACTACGGGAACCGGTTGGCAAATGGGAATGTGCGTTGGGAATACGG GCCCTGTCGAACGCCTCCGCTTCCCGTCGTTATGTCTACAGGACGGCCCTCTCGGAATCCGTTTCGCAGATCATATCTCTGCTTTCCCGGCTGGTATTACGACAGGGGCCACCTGGAATCGGGATCTGATACGGCAACGTGGTGAAGCGATTGGGCTGGAATCCCGGTTGAAGGGTGTGAACGTCATTCTCGGTCCATCTATGGGACCTCTTGGCATGATGCCCGCAGGTGGCCGCAACTGGGAAGGCTTTGGGTCGGACCCTGTTCTTCAGGCTGTCGCTGCGGCAGAAACCATCCGGGGCATCCAAAGCAATGGAGTTATGGCCACGGCCAAACACTATGTCATGAACGAGCAGGAGCACTTCCGCCAGCCGAACGAATGGGGCATCCCACACGCTATCTCTTCCAATATCGGAGACCGCGCCTTGCACGAGGTATTTCTCTGGCCGTTCGCCGAGAGTATCCGTGCGGACGTGGCTAGCGTTATGTGCTCTTACAACCAAGTGAACAACAGCCATGCATGCGAAAACAGCAAACTCCTCAATGGTGTGCTCAAGGATGAACTTGGCTTTCAAGGATTTCTGCAGTCAGATTGGCTCGCTCAGCGATCAGGTGTCAACAGCGCGCTCAGCGGTCTCGACATGAGCATGCCTGGTGATGGCCTTTACTGGGCTGACGGCCGGTCTCTCTGGGGTCCCGAACTAACTCGCTCGGCTCTCAACACCTCTGTTCCGATGGAACGTTTGGACGACATGGTGACGCGTATTGTCGCCGCCTGGTATCAATTAGGCCAAGATTCTTGGGAAAGTCCGCCCCCTGAGGGTGATGGTGGTCCCAACTTCTCATCTTGGACTGATGAAGAGTATGGTCTTCGGTTTCCCGGTAGTCCAAGTGACGATTCCGCCGCTCTCGTGAACCGCTTCATAGACGCCCAGGGTAGTGGAGATGATGCTCACTCGAACATTACTCGGAAAGTCGCGGCAGAGGGCATTGTTCTGGTGAAGAATAACGACGGGGTGTTACCTCTGTCTCGTTCGCCAGAGGCTAATACTGATAGACCTTATCGTGTTGGCGTATATGGGGACAGTGCTTCTCCCGCTGATGGACCCAATGTGTGCGCAGACCGAGGTTGCAACTATGGAACTCTTGCGATGGGTTGGGGTAGCGGCACTGTCGAGTTTCCATATCTTGTTAGCCCAATTGATGCCCTGGGTACTGCATGGCAGAGCGATGTTGAGATGACGTCGTATTTACGGAATGCTGTGATGCCAGTAGATACATCAGACAAGGATCTCTGCCTTGTCTTCGTCAGCGCCGACTCTGGCGAAGGGTATATCTCCGCCGGTGGCATCCACGGCGACCGTCccaacctcttcctccagaaAGGGGGTGACACTTTGATCGACACCGTCGGCAAAAACTGCGGGGGACCAACCGTTGTTATTGTGCACTCCGTAGGCCCTGTTTTGGTTGACCCCTGGATCGATCTGCCTGGTGTAGACGCGGTCCTATTCGCTCACTTACCAGGCCAGGAAAGCGGCAATGCTCTTCTTGACGTCCTCTTCGGTGATGTCGACGCTAGCGGCCGTCTCCCGTACACCGTGGGCAAAAGCCTGGAAGACTATGGCCCCAATGCACAAGTCTTATACGAAGCCAATGCCCCAGTCCCACAAGCCGATTTCACCGACGCCCTCTACATCGACCACCGCTACTTCGACCGCTACAACATCACTCCGCGGTACGAGTTCGGCTTCGGCCTCTCCTACACAAGCTGGGAATTATCCAACATGAAAATCAGCTCCGTCGGCGGCAAACGAACACGTCTCCCCGCAGCGCGTCCCGCAGATGCTGTTCAACCGCCCACATACGATCCAAATCCACCACCCGCCAACGAGTCCGTCCTCTTCCCAGAGGGCTTCCGCATTCTTGAAAAATACGTCTATCCCTACCTTCCCACCCTGGATGCAACGacgcctcctcccccaccagAACATCCAAAAGGCGAAAACGACGACATCCTCGAtgacaacaagaacaacaagaaCTTTGAAAAGGCCCGAAAAACTAAACCCTCCGACGCTGGCGGCGGCCTAGGCGGCAACCCCTCCCTCTACGAGGAACTCGCCCGCGTTGACCTAACAATCCAAAACACCGGCCGCCGCGCCGGCCAACAAGTCATCCAACTCTACGTCTCATTCCCCGACTCCGTGACCGAAACCGAAAAGCCCAAAAGAACCACCCACCACATCGAGTTTCCGGACCGCGTCCTCCGAAACTTCACCAAGGTCGACTTGGAACCGGGGCTGATGACCAGCGTAAACATGACAGTGACTCGGAAGGATCTGAGTTACTGGAGTGTGCGCGAGCAGAACTGGGTCATGCCCCAGGACGAGTTCTATTTCTGGGTTGGGTTTAGTTCGCGCGATTTGCCCCTCGGGAAACCGTTCGAGGTATAG
- a CDS encoding malate synthase (COG:C;~EggNog:ENOG410PFY3;~InterPro:IPR001465,IPR006252,IPR019830,IPR011076;~PFAM:PF01274;~go_function: GO:0003824 - catalytic activity [Evidence IEA];~go_function: GO:0004474 - malate synthase activity [Evidence IEA];~go_process: GO:0006097 - glyoxylate cycle [Evidence IEA]): protein MSQVDVQLKDVAILGSVSNDARKILTKEACAFLAILHRTFNPTRKALLQRRVDRQAEIDKGHLPDFLPETRAIREDPSWKGAPPAPGLVDRRVEITGPTDRKMVVNALNSDVWTYMADFEDSSAPTWDNMINGQINLYDAIRRQVDFKQGNKEYKLRTDRTLATLIARARGWHLDEKHFTVDGEPISGSLFDFGLYFFHNAKELVARGFGPYFYLPKMESHLEARLWNDVFNLGQDYIGIPRGTIRGTVLIETISAAFEMEEIIYELRDHSSGLNCGRWDYIFSFIKKFRQHPNFVLPDRSDVTMTVPFMDAYVKLLIKTCHKRGVHAMGGMAAQIPIKDNAEANDKAMEGVRADKLREVRAGHDGTWVAHPALATIATEVFNKYMPTPNQMHIRREDVHITANDLLNTNVPGKITEDGIRKNLNIGLSYMEGWLRGVGCIPINYLMEDAATAEVSRSQLWQWARHGVTTSEGKKVDKAYALRLLKEQADSLAAKGPKGNKFQLAGRYFAGQVTGEDYADFLTSLLYNEISSPGAASKL from the exons ATGTCTCAAGTCGACGTGCAGCTCAAGGATGTGGCCATCCTCGGCTCCGTGAGCAACGATGCTCGCAAGATCCTCACCAAGGAAGCATGTGCTTTCCTGGCCATCTTACACCGCACCTTCAACCCTACCCGTAAAgctctcctccagcgccgtgTTGATCGCCAGGCGGAGATTGACAAGGGACACCTCCCCGACTTCCTTCCAGAGACCAGGGCTATCCGCGAGGACCCTAGCTGGAAGGGTGCTCCCCCGGCCCCTGGTCTCGTCGACCGCCGTGTTGAGATCACTGGTCCCACCGACCGGAAGATGGTCGTGAACGCGCTGAACTCGGATGTGTGGACCTACATGGCTGACTTTGAGG ACTCCAGCGCCCCCACCTGGGATAACATGATCAACGGTCAGATCAACTTGTACGATGCTATTCGCCGCCAGGTCGACTTCAAGCAGGGCAACAAGGAATACAAGCTCCGCACTGACAGGACTCTTGCCACCCTCATTGCTCGTGCTCGTGGCTGGCACCTTGACGAGAAGCACTTCACTGTTGACGGCGAGCCCATCTCCGGCAGTCTGTTCGACTTTGGTCTGtacttcttccacaacgCCAAGGAGTTGGTGGCCCGCGGGTTCGGCCCCTACTTCTACCTGCCCAAGATGGAGTCTCACCTCGAGGCCCGTCTCTGGAACGATGTCTTCAACCTTGGACAGGACTACATTGGCATTCCCCGCGGCACCATCCGTGGTACTGTTTTGATTGAGACCATCTCTGCTGCTttcgagatggaagag ATCATCTACGAACTCCGTGATCACAGCTCCGGTCTTAACTGCGGCCGCTGGGATTacatcttctccttcatcaaGAAGTTCCGCCAGCACCCCAACTTTGTCCTCCCTGACCGCTCCGACGTCACGATGACTGTTCCCTTCATGGACGCTTACGTGAAGCTTCTCATCAAGACCTGCCATAAGCGCGGTGTCCACGCCATG GGTGGTATGGCTGCTCAAATCCCCATCAAGGACAATGCCGAGGCCAATGACAAGGCCATGGAGGGCGTTCGTGCCGATAAGCTCCGTGAAGTTCGTGCGGGCCACGACGGTACATGGGTGGCGCACCCCGCCCTGGCAACGATCGCGACCGAGGTCTTCAACAAGTACATGCCCACCCCCAACCAAATGCACATCCGCCGCGAGGATGTCCACATCACGGCCAACGAccttctcaacaccaacgtcCCCGGTAAGATTACTGAGGATGGCATCCGCAAGAACCTGAACATCGGTCTGTCCTACATGGAGGGCTGGCTCCGTGGTGTCGGATGTATCCCTATCAACTACCTTATG GAGGACGCTGCCACCGCCGAAGTCTCCCGCAGCCAGCTGTGGCAATGGGCCCGCCACGGCGTCACCACATCCGAAGGCAAGAAGGTCGACAAGGCGTACGCCCTGCGCCTGCTCAAGGAGCAGGCCGACTCCCTCGCCGCCAAGGGCCCCAAGGGCAACAAGTTCCAGCTCGCTGGACGGTACTTCGCTGGCCAGGTCACGGGTGAAGATTACGCCGACTTCTTGACCAGCCTGCTGTACAACGAGATCTCGTCTCCTGGAGCCGCGTCAAAACTCTAA
- a CDS encoding glutamine synthetase family protein (COG:E;~EggNog:ENOG410PFSC;~InterPro:IPR014746,IPR036651,IPR008146;~PFAM:PF00120;~go_function: GO:0003824 - catalytic activity [Evidence IEA];~go_function: GO:0004356 - glutamate-ammonia ligase activity [Evidence IEA];~go_process: GO:0006542 - glutamine biosynthetic process [Evidence IEA];~go_process: GO:0006807 - nitrogen compound metabolic process [Evidence IEA]), translating into MSDTKVTSENVAEVLQNDTRVKLAGVDADGQLRGKLVSKKKFLSVIDDGFGFCSVIFGWDMHDRTYFRELEISNKENGYGDILAKPDLSSFRRIPWENNVPFFLISFYDPDTREPLLACPRGLLNEALRKPAANGYRAMAGAEFEFYQFATPDRNASSTATFLKENPVETLPPLTEGMFGYSLTRPIHNQEYYYGVFDACEQFNCEIEGWHTESGPGVYEAALQFGEASEMADKAGLFKYVVKSIGTKHGITPTFMAKPREGLPGNSGHMHISLVNSDGTNAFFRPTPDPSPPYPDVAHLSDVGRYFLAGILTGLPDIMPMFAPTVNSYKRLVENFWAPVTVSWGLEHRAASIRLITPPAASPKATRLEVRVPGADANPHFVLAAIVALGWRGVEKKLEIPVPPLSKGEDMGGANDKGVRLAKNLGAATATFMHKDSVAREVFGNAFVEHFGGTREHEVRLWEEAVTDWEVRRYIETV; encoded by the exons ATGTCAGATACAAAGGTCACATCCGAGAACGTCGCCGAAGTCCTCCAGAATGACACGCGCGTGAAGCTGGCCGGCGTTGATGCCGACGGGCAGCTCAGAGGCAAGTTGgtctccaagaagaagttcCTCTCGGTGATTGACGACGGGTTCGGTTTCTGCTCTGTCATATTCGGCTGGGATATGCACGATCGGACATACTTTCGAGAGCTCGAGATCAGCAACAAGGAGAACGGGTACGGGGATATCCTGGCCAAGCCAGACCTGAGCAGCTTCCGGCGCATTCCCTGGGAGAACAACGTGCCGTTCTTCCTGATCAGTTTCTATGACCCTGACACGAGGGAACCCTTGCTTGCATGTCCTCGCGGGTTGTTGAACGAGGCGCTGCGCAAACCGGCTGCGAACGGGTATCGCGCGATGGCGGGAG CTGAATTTGAGTTCTACCAGTTTGCTACACCCGACCGCAATGCCTCGTCGACGGCTACCTTTCTTAAGGAGAACCCGGTTGAGACGCTGCCACCTCTCACGGAGGGAATGTTTGGGTACAGTCTGACCCGTCCGATCCACAACCAGGAGTACTATTACGGCGTTTTCGACGCATGCGAGCAGTTCAACTGTGAGATTGAAGGGTGGCACACGGAGAGTGGACCAGGCGTTTATGAAGCG GCATTACAGTTCGGCGAGGCCAGTGAGATGGCGGATAAAGCGGGCCTTTTCAA ATATGTCGTCAAATCTATTGGCACAAAACATGGCATCACGCCTACGTTCATGGCGAAGCCCCGTGAAGGTTTACCTGGTAATAGTGGTCATATGCATATATCTTTGGTGAATAGCGACGGCACAAATGCGTTCTTCCGCCCAACCCCCGACCCCTCCCCGCCATATCCTGATGTGGCTCATCTTTCTGATGTTGGACGGTATTTCCTTGCCGGAATCCTGACGGGGCTTCCGGACATCATGCCAATGTTCGCGCCAACCGTCAACTCCTACAAACGCTTAGTGGAGAACTTCTGGGCTCCTGTTACGGTATCTTGGGGTTTGGAGCATCGGGCTGCCTCCATCCGCCTGATTACGCCGCCGGCCGCCAGTCCAAAGGCTACTCGCCTAGAGGTCCGTGTGCCAGGCGCAGATGCCAACCCGCATTTCGTACTGGCAGCTATAGTCGCATTGGGCTGGCGGGGTGTCGAGAAGAAACTCGAGATCCCCGTCCCGCCGCTATCCAAGGGCGAGGATATGGGTGGTGCGAATGACAAGGGAGTGCGCCTTGCCAAAAATTTGGGCGCTGCGACAGCCACCTTCATGCACAAAGACAGTGTCGCACGGGAGGTCTTTGGGAATGCCTTTGTTGAACACTTTGGCGGTACTCGGGAACATGAGGTGCGCTTGTGGGAAGAAGCCGTGACCGACTG GGAGGTGAGACGGTATATCGAAACGGTCTAG